One Planifilum fulgidum genomic window, GGCCAGTCCGTAAAACGGGGGCAGATCATCGCGGCGGTGGGGAACAACGGGCAGTCGACCGGTCCCCATCTTCACCTGGAGGTCATCAAGGATGGCCGCACCGTGGACCCGAAACCCTATTTCCGTTGAGCGAATCTTCGTCTGGCGAACAGAATGTGAAACCGGGGAGAGGATGGAATGAAGCGGACGTGGTTGACCATCCTGCTTGTTTTCAGCCTGGCACTGATCACCACCCCTCTGCCCGACGGCTGGGTATGGGCTGACAACAAGGTGGAAAAGGCGAAAGAGGAATTGAAGAATATCCGGAAGGATAAAAAGGATGTTCAAGAAAAACTGGAAAAAGTGAAAAAGGACATCGAAAAGCAGAAAAAGACATTGAACGAGCTGGAGAAGGACCTGTACGACACCGAGAAAAAGATCGACAAGATCGAAAAGGAATTGGACCTTCTGAAGGATCAGCTCGGGAAGCGGGAGGAGCTCTTCAAAAACCGGATTCGCCGGATGTACCAGAGGGGTGAAATGGGGTACATGACGGCGCTTCTGGAGGCCGATTCCTTCCGGGAGTTCCTCGACAAGTTCGAGGCCCTGCGCCTCTTGGTGAAACAGGATCACTCGGTGCTGGAGGGCTACTTCAAAACCAAGGAAAAATTCGAGAGCGAGAAGCGGAAGCTGACGGCGCTGCAGGAGGAACAGAAAGAGAAGCGCGATAAAGTGAAGAAGAAATACGACAAACTGGCCAGCACGATGAAGAAACACGAGAAGGAGCTGGCCAAGCTGGAGCACGAGGAAGAGCTGAAGGAAGCGGAGATCCAACGCATCACCTACCTCACCTCCAATACGGGCAACTTCGCCTATGGCGGGGGGCCCTTGGCATGGCCCGCCAACAGCCGGAGGATCAACTCCCCCTACGGACCTCGGGGTGGCAGATATCACTACGGGATTGACATCGACGGAAACCTGGGCGACCCGATCTACGCCGCCGCATCCGGAATCGTCAAGGAAAGCCGCCCCGCCAGCGGCTATGGCTGGGTGATCGTCATCGACCACGGCAGCGGATTGACCACCGTCTACGGCCACATGTACAGCAGCACCGTCCTGGTGTCGACCGGCCAACGCGTCAGCAAGGGACAGCGCATCGCCTCCATCGGAAACAACGGACGATCCACCGGTCCCCACCTGCATTTCGAAGTGCGCAAAAACGGCAGCCCGCAAAATCCGATGAACTACTACTGAGTCCAAGCGTTCGGGGCGTCCCGGTGTTCCGCGCAGGGGTGAAGGCTCGATGAAACGGCAAACCGACAGTGGGGAGAGTATCATGAAGCAGGTATTCACGGTGATCCTCGCCGTTTGTCTCACGATCACGACGGCGGGTCTGGTGCACGCCAACGAGAAGGATCGGGTGAAACAAGAGCTGGAAAAAATCCAGGAGGACAAAAGCTCCATCAAGAAGGATCTGGACAAGCTGGACGAAGACATCAAAAATAACCGGGATGCGATTCGAAAAGCGGAAAAGGAAATGATCCGGATCGACAAGGAAATCGCCGTGATCGAAGAAAACATGGAAGAGATAAAGAAGGAAGAGGAAAAGTACAAGAAAATTTTCAAAAACCGGATCCGCAAGCTGTACCAGCAGGGCGAAGTCGGTTACATGGTTTCCTTGCTGGAATCCAAATCCTTCGGGGAGTTTCTCGCCCGTTTCGAATCGATCCGGCTGATCGCCAAACGGGACCACAGCCTGTTTGACAGTTACGCGCGTCTGCGCGAGAAAAAGGAAAAACAGGTGAAACAGCTGCAGGCCCTTCGCAAGGAACAGGAAAAAGTCGCGGCCGATGCGGAAAAGGCCTATAAAGAGATGCTCCAAGCCGTGAAGGAGAAAAAGGGAGAGCTCGCCGAACTGGAAAGCCTGGAGTCCATCAAGGAGGCGGAGATTCGGCGCATCAACTTGAGGCTGATCCAAAATAACCAGCTGTCTTTCCCCTATGAGGGCGGTCCGCTGTCATGGCCGTCTGCCAGCAAACGGGTGACTTCCACTTTCGGGATGAGATCCCATCCGGTGAGAGGCGGATACCGAATGCACTCCGGCATCGATATCGGGGGGAGCTACAACACCCCGATTTACGCCGCCGCCTCCGGCGTGGTGGTGGAAAGCCGTTCGAGCGTGGGTTACGGCTGGATCATCGTCATCTATCACGGAAACAAGGACGGAACGCCCCTGTATACTTGGTATGCCCACAGCTATCCGCACCAGGTGCGCGTCCAGCCTGGGGACGAGGTGAAGCGGGGACAACATATTTCGGGAATCGGAAGCTACGGCATGTCCACGGGAAATCACCTGCATTTTGAAGTGCGGATCGGCAAAAACGGTCAAGCGGTCAATCCGATGTCGTATCTCAAAAAGTAAAAGGGGATTTTAAGGGCCGATTCCGGCCTTTTCCTTTTTTGGTTCCCTTGTGTTCCAAAGGCTGTTTTGCTAGAGTGTTGCTATAAGGACGAAACAAATCGGGTGGACGGGACCTTTTACCTTGCCGGTTCTTGTCTGCCCGGGGGGAACGTATACTGGAATTACATCGGGATCGGCGGCGTTTTCGAAGAAGTGTTTCAAAAATCGGAGGGCCTTTCGTTCCGAGGAAATAAAGCCGGAGTGATGCCCGCACCCTGTTTCCATTGAAACGCTCCGTTTTGGATGTTCCCTCATCTCCAACCGTAACAGGCGGTTTAAAGGGTGGTGTTTTCATGTATATCCGCGGTCGCACGGTGGCGCTTCTCATCGTCTTCTCCGTTTTGTGCAGCAGCTTGCTGACGGCTGCGGCGTTCGGCGCGAGCGATTCGATCGCATCGATCCTTCCCGTAAGCATTCCGGCCTCCAAACAGGGGGACGGTCTGGAGGATGGCCTGCAAAAGTTGCAGCGGGCGTACAGGATGATCAAGCAGGAATACATCCGGGACGTAGATGACCAAAAATTGATCGACGGGGCGATCAGCGGGATGGTGGAAGCCCTGGATGATCCCTATTCCGTCTACATGGATCCCGAGACGGCAAAGCAGTTTCACTCCACCCTCGAATCTTCCTTTGAGGGGATCGGGGCGGAGGTGACGATGAAGAACGGGCGGGTCACCATCGTGGCCCCCTTCAAGGGATCTCCGGCCGAAAAGGCGGGCCTTCGTCCGGAAGACCAGGTGATCAAGGTGAACGGCGTCAGCCTGGAGGGGATGAGCCTCAATGAAGCGGTGATGAAAATCCGCGGCCCCAAGGGAACGAAGGCGAAGCTGGAAGTGGTCCGGCCGGGCCATTCGGAGATACTGCACATCACGGTGATCCGCGATGAGATCCCGATTGAAACTGTCGATGCGCAGATGCTGAAGGACGGCATCGGAAAAATTGAGATCAGCCAGTTTGCGGAGGATACGGCCAAAGACTTCGCCGAAGCCCTGGAGGAGTTGGAAGGCCGGGGGATGAAGGGTCTGATCATCGATCTGCGGGGCAATCCGGGCGGTTTGTTGCCGGCGGTGTTGGAAATCGCCGAAGATCTGATTCCCGGCGAGAAGCCGATCATGTTCACCGAGGACAAACGGGGCCATCGGGTGGAGTACAAGTCGAAGCGGAAGGAGCCGAAGCCCTATCCCATCGTTGTGCTGATCGACAAGGGAAGCGCCAGCGCCTCGGAAATTCTGGCCGCCGCGCTGAAGGAGTCGGGGGGATACACCCTCGTCGGCCAAACCACCTTCGGGAAAGGGACGGTGCAGACCGCGAAAGATTTCAACGACGGCAGCAACCTGAAGCTGACCATGGCCAAATGGCTCACGCCCAAGGGGAACTGGATCGACCAGAAGGGGGGAACCAAGGGACTCAAACCCGATGTGACCGCCAAACCCCCGGCTTATGCCCGCGCCACCCCGCCGATGCCGGAAAAACCCCTGAAGCGGGACATGGCCTCCGCCGAGGTGCGGAATCTGCAACTGATCCTGGAGGGCATGGGCTATCCCCCGGGCCGAACCGACGGATATTTCAGCGAACAGACGGAACTGGCCGTCAAGGCATTCCAGAAAACCAACAAACTTCCGGTGACCGGGCAATTGGATCAAAAAACCGCGCTGAAGCTGCAGGAAGAGTTTCTGGAGTTGCTGCGCGACCCCGAGAGCGACATTCAGCTCCAGGTGGCCATCGATGTGTTGAAGAAACAAATGAAGTGATTCCGCGAACCGAAAACCCCCACACCCGGCAGGGTGTGGGGGTTCGTTTGTGGACTTTCACCGCTCCACTCCGATTCGTCGCAATTGCTCCTTCAGGGACCAGTTTTCGGGCTTGCGCGCCGGGTCGAACCAGTTGGCCCCTTCAGCCAGCCACTTTTTCCGGTAGTCCGAAAAGCTGTCCCCCTGGCTTTGGTCGTCAAATCCGAATTCAAAGCCGCAACAGCTGCAGATCTCATGGGATGGATTGCCCATCGCGTCGTAGGGAGGTTCCTCCAATCCGTCAAAGCCGCATACGGGACAGAGGTGAGCCATGGCGTCGCCTCCTCATTGCCTGCGGAAATAATCGATGCCATCCCTCGGTTTGAAAAAGGTGCGGATGATGCCGTCTTCGGTCAACACGGCGAACTCATTGGTTCTTTGATTGTAGAAGAGCCGGTCGCCGTTGGAACGCCGTTTCACCAGGATGTCGCCCCCCGGTTCGGAGGTGACCAGTTCCTGGGCCCGGCGCAAATACTCTTCCTTGGATATATTTCCAAATTCCTTCTGACGGATCACGTGTTTGACGTAATGATCGTCCAGATGTTTTTCGCTGGCGAATTGGGGTTTCTCGTCGACGGCCGGAGCGGTGCAGGCGGCAAGCAGCAGGATCAGGGCGAGAAAGGGTGCAAACCACCGAAGGTGACGGACGTTCATGAACCGACTCTCTCCCCCTTCATGATGATGACGTGTCCGGGCGAAAAAAGGCGGGGCGCCGCAGGGCGCCGGATCCCGCCCTTTCCCATCCGCGTTCAACCGAAGAGAACGACGAGGGAACCCACGATGAAGCAGTAAATATAGAATACCTTGAGATTGCCGTGCCTCATCACATTCATGAACCACTTCAGCGCAAAATAACTGGTGGCAAAGGTGGCGATGAAGGCGACGATGTAGAGCAGAAGCGTTTTTCCGTCGGTGACCGCGTGGAGGATGTCATCCCCCTCCAACACGATACCTCCCAGACTGACGGGGATGTAAAGCATGAACGAGTAGCGGAGGGCGGTTTCCTGGTTCATTCCCCGCAGCATGCCGGCCACGATCGTGGCTCCGGAACGGCTGATTCCCGGGATCAGGGCGAGAGCCTGCGCAAAGCCGACGATCAGGGCGTCGCCCAATCGCAGATCGCCGTCCATCTTCTTTCCCTTCAGGTTGCGGATCACCCACAGGGCGCATCCCGTGATAATCAGGGTGATCCCGACGACGGTCACGCCGGTCAGCCAGGATTCGATCAGATCGTTGAACAGAAGGCCGAGCACCGCCGCGGGAATCGTACCCACCACGATGTACAGGACAAACCGGGCCTCCCCTTCATCGCCGGGGTTCCGCTCCTTGAGGTAGCGGAGGGTTCGGGTGGCGAGGCGGTGCAAATCCTGCCGGTAGATCAACAGCACGGCCAAAAGGGAAGCAAAATTGACCAGCACGGCGAAGGCCAACTGCTTGTGCCCCTCGACGGAAACGCCCAGAAAGTGCTGGGCGAGCATCAGGTGTCCGCTCGAAGAGACGGGGATGGGTTCGGTGAAACCTTGCAACAATCCGAGAAACAAAAACTTGAGGATCTCCGTCCAAAACTCCACGATATCCCCTCCAACGTTTGATGGCTGTGCATGCTGTGTCCGCTGCGCATCGCAGACCGGGATCGCCAAGATATCGGAGCATAATCTCTTCCGCATCAATCCTGCGCGGCACCGGATGCCGCCGTCGGCCCCCGCCTTCATGAGATAACGGATGTCAGGGGTGGAGAGATTCGACGGCACGGTGAAAAAATGTTGTCGCGGGCCGAAAGAAACACGTTTCGATTCTCCGCGGCAAGGAAAACCTTGCGCCCCCTCATTCCCCGCCGGCCGGATTTGGATGTTACAAGCATAACACCGTTGTGGTAGAATGTTAATAACTTATATGCGCATGTGTTCATATATAAAAGAAAGGGGCGAGGAAAGTGGCGGCCCAAGAGCAGAGCGTCCTGTCCCCGGAAACGGTGGAGGAAGTCTCAAGGCTGTTCAAAGCCTTGGCCGATCCGACGCGGATCCGGATTCTTTATCTGCTGTCCCGGGGGGAATGCTCGGTGACCCGGGTGGCGGAGATGCTGGATTTGTCCCAGTCCGCCGTTTCCCACCAATTGTCCCTGCTGCGCACCCTGCGGCTCGTGAAATACCGCCGGGAGGGGCACACCTTTTATTACTCCTGCGATGATGATCATGTCATCCATATGCTGCTCCAGACCATCCGGCACGTCCAGCACGACTAGGCGTGCCGGCGGTCAGTGGCGACGGCCCTTCGCCGATGCCGTCGGTCCCTTCTCGACCGGCATCCGACACACCTTCACTTAAAGGAGGTCCATCATGCATCATCACCACCATCATCACGGACACGGCCACCTTGAGGCCCGCCACCGGCGGGAGGAGAACAAAAAGGGACTGGTCATCGCCCTGAGCATCACCGTCGGAATCATGCTTTTGGAGTTTTTCGGGGGATTGATCACCAACAGCCTGGCGCTGCTGTCGGATGCCGGACACATGCTGAGCGACGCCGGGTCCCTCGCCCTGAGCCTGGCGGCCATGTGGTTCGCCCTCAAACCCCCTTCACCCCGAAAAACATACGGCTTTTACCGTTTTGAGATACTCGCCGCCCTCTTCAACGGCGCGACGCTGTTCATCATTGCGGGATTCATCGTGTGGGAGGCCGTCGAGCGGTTTCTGGAACCGCCCCGGGTGGCCGGCGAAGCGATGGTGGCCATCGCCGCCGTCGGCCTTCTGGCCAATCTGGCCAGCGCCTGGTTCCTCGTGCACAAGGGGGACGTAGAGGGGAATGTGAATCTGCGGAGCGCATACCTCCATGTGATCGGAGATGCCCTGGGGTCGGCGGGGGCGATCATCGGAGGAATTGCGATGCTCCTGTTTTCCTGGTATTGGGCGGATCCCCTCGTCAGCGTACTGGTGGCGCTGCTGATCCTGAAAAGCGCATGGGGCATCCTCAACCAGGCCACGCACATCCTGATGGAAGGAACTCCGGCGACGATCGATCATGAAGAAGTGGGAAGGACGCTTCGATCGATTCCGGGGGTGCGGGATGTGCACGATTTGCACATTTGGACAATCACCTCCGGGCTGGATTCGCTGAGCTGCCACCTGCTGATCGAAGACGATTGCGACTGCCAGACGATCCTACAGGAGGCGATCCGCCGCATCGAGGAGAAGTTCCAGATCCGGCACACGACGATCCAGGTGGAGAAGTCCCAGCTCCAGCATCCGGAGATGGAGGTGTGAAGGAAGCCCCTGAAAAAATGGAGCCGCCTCGGGATTTCTCTCGTGCGGGGCCTTAATCAAAGAGGTTTCCGCCGATCCACCCCTCCGGGGTGGCTTTTTTCTCGTTCCGGCGGACGTCGAGGGAGAAATAAGGGGAGTGGAAGCCGGTTTCCGGCAGCGGGCTTTCTCCGCCGGGGGCAGCCGTGGATTTTTCAACTCCTTCCCGGGCGATCATCCGAAATCCGGGAAGCTTCACCAGGTCATTTCAGCGGGTCCCGGGGACGGAACGGAGTTTTTTGTTCCCGGGGAAGGGAACATGCGTTCGACTGTCGAATATATGTGCGGATCGATGTTCTTCTTCATTCAACAAAGAAGGAGTGGTTTGTCTGAAATTTACGCATGTCCGCCTGCTGGTGAAAAATTATGAGGAGTGTTTTCGGTTTTATCGCGATGTACTCGGTTTTGAAGTGGGTTGGGGAGACGAGAAGTCGATGTACGCCGATTTCAAAACGGGCGAAGGGGCCGTCATCGCCCTGTTTGCCCGCACCCACATGGCGAAAGCGATCGGCACCGACAATTTGCCCCTCGATTCCGATTCGATGGACAAGCTGTGCCTGATTTTTCGCGTCGAAAGCGTGGACGAACAATATCAATCCCTTAAGGAAAAGGGAGTGCAGTTCATTGACGAACCGCACGACCGGAAAGACTGGGGGATTCGGGTCGCCCATTTCAGAGATCCGGACGGCCATCTCATCGAAATCAACGAACCCATTCAATTTGAACCGTCATCATAGGCGGTCATCAAATCCTTTGTTCATCCACGGACAAATGTGGGTCCGGGACCCGCCCGATGGCGGGTCTTTTTGTCGGTTCCCCGGCGGTTTCCCGGCGAGCGCCGGTTCCGCTGCGCGGATCCGGTCCTTCCCCTTGGGGGGGCCTCGTCT contains:
- a CDS encoding murein hydrolase activator EnvC family protein, whose translation is MKRTWLTILLVFSLALITTPLPDGWVWADNKVEKAKEELKNIRKDKKDVQEKLEKVKKDIEKQKKTLNELEKDLYDTEKKIDKIEKELDLLKDQLGKREELFKNRIRRMYQRGEMGYMTALLEADSFREFLDKFEALRLLVKQDHSVLEGYFKTKEKFESEKRKLTALQEEQKEKRDKVKKKYDKLASTMKKHEKELAKLEHEEELKEAEIQRITYLTSNTGNFAYGGGPLAWPANSRRINSPYGPRGGRYHYGIDIDGNLGDPIYAAASGIVKESRPASGYGWVIVIDHGSGLTTVYGHMYSSTVLVSTGQRVSKGQRIASIGNNGRSTGPHLHFEVRKNGSPQNPMNYY
- a CDS encoding undecaprenyl-diphosphate phosphatase, which encodes MEFWTEILKFLFLGLLQGFTEPIPVSSSGHLMLAQHFLGVSVEGHKQLAFAVLVNFASLLAVLLIYRQDLHRLATRTLRYLKERNPGDEGEARFVLYIVVGTIPAAVLGLLFNDLIESWLTGVTVVGITLIITGCALWVIRNLKGKKMDGDLRLGDALIVGFAQALALIPGISRSGATIVAGMLRGMNQETALRYSFMLYIPVSLGGIVLEGDDILHAVTDGKTLLLYIVAFIATFATSYFALKWFMNVMRHGNLKVFYIYCFIVGSLVVLFG
- a CDS encoding S41 family peptidase, with protein sequence MYIRGRTVALLIVFSVLCSSLLTAAAFGASDSIASILPVSIPASKQGDGLEDGLQKLQRAYRMIKQEYIRDVDDQKLIDGAISGMVEALDDPYSVYMDPETAKQFHSTLESSFEGIGAEVTMKNGRVTIVAPFKGSPAEKAGLRPEDQVIKVNGVSLEGMSLNEAVMKIRGPKGTKAKLEVVRPGHSEILHITVIRDEIPIETVDAQMLKDGIGKIEISQFAEDTAKDFAEALEELEGRGMKGLIIDLRGNPGGLLPAVLEIAEDLIPGEKPIMFTEDKRGHRVEYKSKRKEPKPYPIVVLIDKGSASASEILAAALKESGGYTLVGQTTFGKGTVQTAKDFNDGSNLKLTMAKWLTPKGNWIDQKGGTKGLKPDVTAKPPAYARATPPMPEKPLKRDMASAEVRNLQLILEGMGYPPGRTDGYFSEQTELAVKAFQKTNKLPVTGQLDQKTALKLQEEFLELLRDPESDIQLQVAIDVLKKQMK
- a CDS encoding ArsR/SmtB family transcription factor, producing MAAQEQSVLSPETVEEVSRLFKALADPTRIRILYLLSRGECSVTRVAEMLDLSQSAVSHQLSLLRTLRLVKYRREGHTFYYSCDDDHVIHMLLQTIRHVQHD
- a CDS encoding cation diffusion facilitator family transporter, giving the protein MHHHHHHHGHGHLEARHRREENKKGLVIALSITVGIMLLEFFGGLITNSLALLSDAGHMLSDAGSLALSLAAMWFALKPPSPRKTYGFYRFEILAALFNGATLFIIAGFIVWEAVERFLEPPRVAGEAMVAIAAVGLLANLASAWFLVHKGDVEGNVNLRSAYLHVIGDALGSAGAIIGGIAMLLFSWYWADPLVSVLVALLILKSAWGILNQATHILMEGTPATIDHEEVGRTLRSIPGVRDVHDLHIWTITSGLDSLSCHLLIEDDCDCQTILQEAIRRIEEKFQIRHTTIQVEKSQLQHPEMEV
- a CDS encoding murein hydrolase activator EnvC family protein, whose amino-acid sequence is MKQVFTVILAVCLTITTAGLVHANEKDRVKQELEKIQEDKSSIKKDLDKLDEDIKNNRDAIRKAEKEMIRIDKEIAVIEENMEEIKKEEEKYKKIFKNRIRKLYQQGEVGYMVSLLESKSFGEFLARFESIRLIAKRDHSLFDSYARLREKKEKQVKQLQALRKEQEKVAADAEKAYKEMLQAVKEKKGELAELESLESIKEAEIRRINLRLIQNNQLSFPYEGGPLSWPSASKRVTSTFGMRSHPVRGGYRMHSGIDIGGSYNTPIYAAASGVVVESRSSVGYGWIIVIYHGNKDGTPLYTWYAHSYPHQVRVQPGDEVKRGQHISGIGSYGMSTGNHLHFEVRIGKNGQAVNPMSYLKK
- a CDS encoding VOC family protein, producing MVCLKFTHVRLLVKNYEECFRFYRDVLGFEVGWGDEKSMYADFKTGEGAVIALFARTHMAKAIGTDNLPLDSDSMDKLCLIFRVESVDEQYQSLKEKGVQFIDEPHDRKDWGIRVAHFRDPDGHLIEINEPIQFEPSS